One window of the Archangium primigenium genome contains the following:
- a CDS encoding circularly permuted type 2 ATP-grasp protein codes for MPGSIDELMGPDGVARQDFQKLLAVLGARPPEDFARMQALAERALLNQGVTFSVYSDQRGTERIFPFCLIPRLVSASDWAHMERGLEQRIRALGLFLDDVYGPQRLFAERPELRELILNTPLYLPRLRGVRPAGRVRIHIAGIDLIRDGRGTYQVLEDNLRTPSGVSYVMEGRILSKRVVPDVLEMARVRRVDHYPARLAETLRAVSPEDPEHSTVVILTPGPYNSAYFEHSFLARTMGVPLVHGEDLFVDDDRVFLRTTRGPRRVHVIYRRIDDAFLDPEAFRPDSMLGVRGLLRAWAAGNVTLANAPGNGVADDKATYAFVPDFIRFYLGEQPILEQVPTYVCAREEDRRYVLEHLNELVVKTVDEAGGYGMLMGPQSTAEEREDFRQRILAHPRRYIAQPRVELSTCPTWDAATRKVVPRRVDLRPYILTGPQGPWVLPGGLSRVALRAGSYVVNSSQGGGSKDTWVQKEAV; via the coding sequence ATGCCGGGCAGCATCGACGAGCTGATGGGCCCCGATGGCGTCGCCCGACAGGACTTCCAGAAGCTGTTGGCCGTGTTGGGCGCGCGCCCGCCGGAGGACTTCGCGCGCATGCAGGCCCTGGCGGAGCGGGCCCTGCTCAACCAGGGCGTGACGTTCTCCGTGTACTCGGACCAGCGGGGCACCGAGCGCATCTTCCCCTTCTGCCTCATACCGCGGCTCGTGTCGGCGTCGGACTGGGCGCACATGGAGCGGGGCCTGGAGCAGCGCATCCGCGCGCTGGGCCTCTTCCTGGATGACGTGTACGGCCCGCAGCGGCTGTTCGCCGAGCGGCCGGAGTTGCGCGAGCTCATCCTCAACACGCCGCTCTATCTGCCGCGGCTGAGGGGCGTGCGGCCCGCGGGCCGGGTGCGCATCCACATCGCGGGCATCGACCTCATCCGCGACGGGCGCGGCACCTACCAGGTGCTGGAGGACAACCTGCGCACGCCCTCGGGGGTGTCCTACGTGATGGAGGGCCGCATCCTCTCCAAGCGCGTGGTGCCCGACGTGCTGGAGATGGCGCGCGTGCGCCGCGTGGACCACTACCCGGCGCGGCTCGCCGAGACGCTGCGCGCCGTGTCGCCCGAGGATCCGGAGCACTCCACCGTCGTCATCCTCACGCCCGGGCCGTACAACTCCGCCTACTTCGAGCACAGCTTCCTCGCGCGCACCATGGGCGTGCCGCTCGTGCATGGCGAGGACCTGTTCGTGGACGACGACCGCGTCTTCCTGCGCACCACGCGCGGGCCGCGCCGCGTGCACGTCATCTACCGGCGCATCGACGATGCCTTCCTGGACCCGGAGGCCTTCCGTCCGGACAGCATGCTGGGCGTGCGGGGGCTCTTGCGCGCGTGGGCCGCGGGCAACGTCACCCTGGCCAACGCGCCGGGCAACGGCGTGGCGGACGACAAGGCCACGTACGCCTTCGTGCCGGACTTCATCCGCTTCTACCTGGGCGAGCAGCCCATCCTCGAGCAGGTGCCCACCTACGTGTGCGCCCGCGAGGAGGACAGGCGCTACGTGCTCGAGCACCTGAACGAGCTGGTGGTGAAGACGGTGGACGAGGCGGGGGGCTACGGCATGTTGATGGGTCCCCAGTCCACCGCCGAGGAGCGCGAGGACTTCCGCCAGCGCATCCTCGCCCACCCGCGGCGCTACATCGCCCAGCCGCGCGTGGAGCTGTCCACCTGTCCCACGTGGGACGCGGCCACGCGCAAGGTGGTGCCGCGTCGCGTGGACCTGCGGCCGTACATCCTCACCGGGCCCCAGGGGCCCTGGGTCCTGCCCGGAGGCCTGAGCCGCGTGGCCCTGCGCGCGGGCTCCTACGTCGTCAACTCCAGCCAGGGCGGCGGCTCCAAGGACACCTGGGTGCAGAAGGAGGCCGTATGA